A genomic window from Algoriphagus sp. Y33 includes:
- a CDS encoding capsule assembly Wzi family protein, with product MPNFVNRFIFIISLIVAVGDLYAQSLPAGYPVLEEAQRRSQLIPPISDSSTIQSGYVQRNGLRFSILADESRVKVGLVPIRVSTFFNSERPYWFSPQGMIPGKGGQVYASAGAYVTHKFFDIDIQPEVNVAQNSSYTGYSPLIGENVNFVFYQGLRRGDQPETYGNGRFSRVGWGQSKVVGKIGAFEAGISTRNLWWGPGQWNALTFSNNAPGFLHATLGTHRPAKTFFGSFEFQLISGFPKSKKYAPLQQDNLNSLVGGQHRNRYRYLNALTFSIQPKWIRGLHIGATRTVQTFRDSVDTKSFIDVFPVFWGVTKQSVGSDLIGESDRGRDQQITVFFRQVIPKAGLEFYGEFGRRDHSLNMRDLIISPAHSRAYLLGLNKVFPVYGDKLIQIRSEMTQQAQSVNWITRANSTTPWHTNGTIGGFTNWDQAMGVGIGMGANVQMVEVSLVENVNKIGIYLERRAPFADFYDTADLAKNGYKPWIDWTAGPVFDRQWGNLIFSGRMLFTYASNYYWSQELGSQRDVDFPEKNNLFSTSTQVNLIYLFK from the coding sequence ATGCCAAATTTTGTTAATCGTTTCATATTTATTATTTCTCTTATTGTTGCAGTAGGAGATTTATATGCACAAAGCCTTCCTGCGGGCTATCCGGTTTTGGAAGAGGCTCAGCGAAGATCACAGTTAATTCCACCCATATCGGATTCCAGTACGATACAATCTGGCTATGTACAGCGAAATGGACTTAGATTTAGTATCCTTGCTGATGAGAGTAGAGTGAAAGTTGGTTTGGTGCCTATTAGAGTAAGTACGTTTTTTAATTCGGAAAGACCGTACTGGTTTAGTCCTCAAGGAATGATACCGGGCAAAGGAGGACAGGTATATGCATCAGCAGGGGCATATGTAACTCATAAGTTTTTTGACATAGATATTCAGCCTGAAGTTAATGTAGCGCAAAACTCTTCCTATACGGGTTATAGCCCCCTAATTGGAGAAAATGTTAATTTTGTTTTTTATCAGGGATTAAGACGTGGTGATCAGCCGGAAACCTATGGTAATGGAAGGTTTTCTAGGGTGGGATGGGGTCAATCTAAAGTCGTTGGTAAAATTGGTGCTTTTGAGGCTGGTATCTCGACCCGGAATCTCTGGTGGGGACCCGGTCAATGGAATGCATTGACTTTTTCCAATAATGCACCTGGGTTTTTACATGCTACCCTAGGAACGCATAGACCGGCAAAAACCTTCTTTGGCAGCTTTGAGTTTCAGTTAATTTCCGGTTTTCCAAAATCAAAGAAGTATGCGCCTTTACAGCAAGACAATTTAAATAGTCTTGTTGGAGGACAGCACAGGAATAGATATCGTTATTTAAATGCATTGACGTTTTCTATTCAACCCAAGTGGATAAGAGGACTTCATATCGGAGCCACCCGTACGGTGCAGACCTTTAGAGATTCAGTTGATACAAAGAGTTTTATTGATGTATTTCCCGTCTTCTGGGGAGTGACCAAGCAGTCCGTAGGATCTGACTTGATCGGAGAATCGGATAGAGGCAGGGATCAGCAGATTACGGTTTTTTTTAGACAGGTAATCCCTAAAGCCGGACTGGAATTTTATGGGGAATTTGGAAGAAGAGACCATTCCCTAAATATGAGGGATCTGATTATCAGCCCGGCGCATTCCAGAGCTTACCTGCTTGGGTTAAATAAGGTATTTCCGGTATATGGTGACAAGTTGATTCAGATCCGCTCCGAAATGACCCAGCAGGCACAGTCAGTCAACTGGATCACAAGGGCAAATAGCACCACTCCCTGGCATACAAACGGAACCATTGGAGGCTTTACCAACTGGGATCAAGCCATGGGTGTTGGGATAGGCATGGGAGCCAATGTGCAAATGGTAGAAGTATCACTGGTAGAAAACGTAAATAAAATCGGGATATACCTGGAGCGGCGTGCTCCTTTTGCCGATTTCTACGATACGGCTGATCTTGCAAAAAATGGCTATAAGCCCTGGATTGATTGGACTGCGGGTCCTGTGTTTGACCGGCAATGGGGCAATTTGATTTTTTCCGGTAGAATGCTGTTTACCTATGCTTCTAATTACTACTGGTCCCAGGAGTTGGGAAGTCAACGTGATGTGGATTTCCCTGAAAAGAACAATCTCTTCTCCACCAGCACCCAGGTGAATTTGATTTATCTATTTAAGTGA
- a CDS encoding WcaF family extracellular polysaccharide biosynthesis acetyltransferase has protein sequence MQSKVKLEDFKPTGLDRGISKPKEILWYFTKIVFFLSALPFPNGVKVFLLKVFGAKVGVGAVIKPRVNIHFPWKLSIGNHVWIGEEVFLLNFEPLIIGNNVCISQRAFLCGGNHDFRDPAMPYRNGPITLMDGAWVGASVFVGPNVTVGTDTVLAAGSVVTKSVPHNSIIRGNPAENVGLRWK, from the coding sequence ATGCAATCGAAAGTAAAACTCGAAGATTTTAAACCAACTGGACTTGACAGAGGCATAAGTAAACCCAAAGAAATCCTTTGGTATTTCACCAAAATAGTGTTTTTTTTAAGTGCACTTCCTTTTCCAAACGGTGTTAAAGTTTTTTTATTGAAAGTATTTGGTGCTAAAGTAGGGGTTGGAGCTGTTATCAAACCGCGTGTAAATATTCATTTTCCTTGGAAGCTGTCAATTGGAAATCATGTATGGATAGGGGAGGAAGTTTTTCTGCTTAACTTTGAACCTCTAATTATAGGTAATAATGTTTGTATTAGTCAACGGGCTTTTCTCTGTGGTGGAAACCACGATTTCCGGGATCCTGCTATGCCCTATAGAAATGGACCTATTACCTTGATGGATGGTGCTTGGGTTGGTGCTTCTGTATTTGTTGGGCCTAATGTAACAGTCGGTACTGATACTGTGTTGGCTGCTGGTTCTGTAGTCACTAAGTCTGTGCCCCATAACTCAATTATTAGAGGTAATCCGGCAGAAAATGTTGGATTAAGGTGGAAGTGA
- a CDS encoding CatB-related O-acetyltransferase: MGILTVFKNIDTLANIYRFYKRLKIRYLYGLKYVHPTFNIGGKSNISKDLVAGEYSYVGPGGLIYPGVSIGRYTMLAQNVQIIGDDHNFNLAGTPSTFSGRPKLRRTTIGRDVWIGANSIVMASVTIGDGSIIAAGSVVTKDIPPFSIFGGVPAKFIRKRFSREEDERVHLLMLDGPVLKNVRNKPIRIDKHASE; the protein is encoded by the coding sequence ATGGGAATACTAACGGTTTTTAAAAACATTGATACTTTAGCTAATATTTATAGATTTTATAAACGATTGAAAATACGCTATTTATACGGGCTGAAATATGTTCATCCAACTTTTAACATAGGGGGGAAATCAAACATAAGTAAAGATTTAGTAGCAGGTGAATACTCTTATGTTGGTCCTGGTGGACTCATTTACCCTGGCGTGTCCATCGGACGTTACACAATGTTGGCGCAGAATGTGCAGATAATTGGAGATGATCATAATTTTAATCTAGCAGGTACTCCTTCAACTTTTTCTGGAAGACCCAAGTTGCGTAGAACAACCATAGGAAGAGATGTTTGGATTGGAGCTAATTCTATCGTTATGGCAAGTGTTACAATTGGAGATGGGAGTATTATAGCTGCAGGTTCTGTTGTCACTAAAGACATACCGCCATTTTCTATTTTCGGAGGTGTTCCAGCTAAATTTATCCGAAAAAGATTTTCTAGAGAAGAGGATGAAAGAGTTCATCTGTTGATGCTTGATGGACCTGTTCTGAAAAATGTTAGAAATAAACCTATTCGAATTGATAAACATGCATCAGAATAA
- a CDS encoding glycosyltransferase family 4 protein, with protein MHQTAIIYHYFASYRLPIFLELMQSKKVEFTLYSGVDSEIPIKRIDSNLSSLPIEKGGLRWKFLKNHWLVNKKFLWQSGLISIALKSDFDSYIFLGSPYFITTWLAVAIVRLRGKKAYFWMHGVYKDKPTKVDWLKLNIFYKMATGFFLYGNRALSILRKHKVKPDFRMHVIYNSLDYEKSLKLRKLVDEKELKDYRLSYFSSADIPIVVFIGRLNFVKRIDMLIDAQYFLKRRDGKLPFNILLIGEGEEKSTLVEQSKELGLDENVKFLGAIYDEEINANALLYADLCVTPGEVGLTAMHAMSYGVPVISHNNLDVQMPEVEAIQNGVTGNLFEYGSVENLSETICCWLAKYPVKTKEIMEACFSVIDTHYNPYYQKSVIESVLLKD; from the coding sequence ATGCACCAAACAGCTATCATATATCACTATTTTGCTTCCTATCGATTGCCTATTTTTTTGGAACTTATGCAATCCAAGAAAGTTGAGTTTACATTGTATTCTGGAGTCGACAGCGAAATTCCTATAAAAAGAATTGATAGTAATTTGTCCAGTTTACCCATTGAAAAGGGAGGATTGCGATGGAAGTTTTTAAAGAATCATTGGTTAGTAAATAAAAAGTTCCTATGGCAGTCTGGGTTAATTTCCATAGCATTAAAATCGGATTTTGATTCGTATATTTTTTTGGGATCTCCATATTTTATAACAACTTGGCTTGCAGTAGCAATTGTACGGTTACGAGGTAAAAAAGCTTATTTCTGGATGCACGGAGTTTACAAGGATAAACCTACAAAAGTGGACTGGCTAAAATTGAATATTTTTTATAAAATGGCTACTGGTTTTTTTCTTTATGGTAATAGGGCTTTATCAATTTTAAGGAAACATAAGGTTAAGCCTGACTTTCGAATGCATGTTATTTATAATTCTTTAGACTATGAGAAAAGTTTAAAACTGCGAAAGCTGGTGGATGAAAAGGAATTAAAGGATTATAGATTATCTTACTTCTCTTCTGCAGATATCCCTATTGTTGTATTTATTGGAAGGTTGAATTTTGTTAAACGAATTGATATGTTAATTGATGCTCAATATTTTTTAAAGCGGAGAGATGGAAAATTACCTTTCAATATATTGCTAATTGGAGAAGGAGAGGAAAAGTCAACTTTAGTAGAACAATCTAAAGAATTAGGGTTGGATGAAAATGTGAAATTTTTAGGTGCAATATATGATGAAGAGATAAATGCAAATGCGCTTCTTTATGCTGATTTATGTGTTACTCCAGGAGAAGTGGGACTTACCGCTATGCACGCAATGTCCTATGGAGTACCGGTAATTTCCCACAATAATTTGGATGTTCAAATGCCTGAGGTAGAAGCAATACAAAATGGAGTCACTGGAAATTTATTTGAATATGGCAGTGTAGAAAATCTCTCAGAAACAATTTGTTGTTGGCTCGCAAAATATCCTGTAAAAACAAAAGAGATAATGGAGGCTTGTTTCTCAGTTATCGATACACATTATAATCCATATTATCAAAAAAGTGTTATAGAATCTGTTCTTTTAAAAGACTAA
- a CDS encoding EpsG family protein yields MGIYLFLLFLLLLFYLLKGNGNSFIFLFILATILILVSALRAESVGIDHIGYKRGFEYDLRFDTFVGHLFKWDVGWLVLNYTMMLLYDSWSGMLLVIAILTVFPMYYVFKNYTPDPLFAMLIYFLLYSYILSFSLIKQSVAIAWVVLALCFFNFDKKNTKALFCGIIACVVHYSTLFLLPIVFIAAKIGLSRKFVIPVLASTFLFGLFSSQTSAITNLISLLPFEKYAHYSDYKTDVVVNQFNAYLYILPKNIFCVFIFYHLKDSIYSLFKNILFFNLVIANLLYTSIPLISRFVLYGFQLEILLLVYYVYQFNGKRRNLAKFGVFVYAFFYFAYNLMTNRGGISPYEFDLNLF; encoded by the coding sequence ATGGGTATTTATTTATTTTTATTATTTCTGCTTTTACTGTTTTATCTCTTAAAGGGTAATGGCAACTCTTTTATTTTTCTTTTCATTTTAGCTACTATCCTTATTTTGGTAAGCGCATTACGTGCAGAAAGTGTAGGCATTGATCATATTGGTTATAAAAGGGGCTTTGAATATGATCTTCGGTTTGATACTTTTGTAGGGCACTTATTTAAGTGGGACGTGGGATGGTTAGTGTTGAATTACACTATGATGCTTCTATATGACAGTTGGTCTGGCATGTTGCTAGTAATTGCCATATTAACAGTATTTCCGATGTATTATGTGTTTAAAAATTACACTCCGGATCCATTATTTGCAATGTTGATATATTTTCTGTTATACAGTTATATCTTGTCATTTAGTCTCATTAAGCAAAGTGTTGCAATAGCCTGGGTTGTATTGGCACTATGTTTTTTTAATTTTGATAAAAAAAATACCAAGGCATTATTTTGCGGGATTATAGCTTGCGTGGTGCATTATTCTACATTATTTCTCTTACCCATTGTTTTCATTGCGGCTAAGATAGGATTAAGTCGTAAATTTGTAATTCCGGTATTAGCTAGTACTTTTCTTTTTGGTTTGTTTAGCTCACAAACTTCTGCAATAACAAATTTAATTAGTTTGTTGCCTTTTGAAAAATATGCTCATTATTCTGACTATAAAACAGATGTCGTTGTTAATCAATTTAATGCATATTTATATATTCTTCCTAAGAATATTTTTTGTGTTTTTATTTTTTATCACTTAAAAGATTCAATATATTCCCTTTTTAAGAATATTTTATTTTTCAATTTAGTTATTGCAAACTTGCTTTACACATCTATACCGCTTATTAGTCGTTTTGTGTTGTATGGTTTTCAGCTAGAAATATTATTACTGGTCTACTATGTTTACCAATTTAATGGAAAAAGACGTAATTTGGCAAAATTTGGAGTGTTTGTTTATGCATTCTTTTATTTTGCATATAATCTGATGACAAACCGCGGAGGGATCAGCCCTTATGAATTCGATTTGAACCTTTTTTAA
- a CDS encoding polysaccharide pyruvyl transferase family protein encodes MKKILYIVATQYENMGDLLINKCLVDELAKYGKVYLDTKNVPQAFKSVLLEHPNSSELSEVSNISLKGKGLFLSLFSRKFKFDYVFKSPGPFGGSVTLNEKVRAFLFYIIFFTMKLKGAKSVLIGNDFILASKFDESIAKLYSRVLHGIYVRSKENVSILRKLGISNADYSPDMCFMMDIEIKDVQRNRVGISFRDMGDGPNQKIKESVKRFVQYFTEKQIDIDYFYQVERDKDFNQQLFFEFKTPFTHFRENVLKWEDRNYYQDKIFLLSNRLHVLLLGQAFECIPMALEFYQLKTLKIRNIFNSIGMQEQIYDEISKEHLDILFDDIDKNQFKLRQVNHDQKVIFNRRLVGVFEK; translated from the coding sequence ATGAAAAAAATACTCTACATAGTTGCTACACAATACGAAAATATGGGTGACTTGTTGATAAACAAGTGTCTTGTAGATGAATTGGCTAAATATGGTAAGGTGTATCTGGATACTAAAAATGTACCGCAGGCATTTAAATCAGTTCTTCTAGAACATCCTAATTCAAGTGAATTGTCAGAAGTTAGCAACATTAGTCTAAAAGGGAAAGGACTTTTCCTATCACTATTTTCAAGAAAATTCAAATTCGATTATGTGTTTAAGAGTCCCGGTCCGTTTGGTGGTTCAGTAACTCTGAACGAGAAAGTAAGAGCTTTTCTATTTTATATTATCTTTTTTACAATGAAGCTAAAGGGCGCAAAATCGGTTCTTATTGGGAACGATTTTATTTTGGCTTCAAAATTTGATGAATCGATTGCTAAGTTATATAGTAGAGTATTACATGGAATTTATGTGAGAAGCAAGGAAAATGTTAGTATACTTCGAAAACTTGGTATTTCAAATGCCGATTATTCACCTGATATGTGCTTTATGATGGATATTGAAATAAAGGATGTTCAAAGAAACAGAGTGGGGATTTCGTTTCGTGATATGGGAGATGGGCCAAACCAAAAAATTAAGGAATCCGTAAAAAGATTCGTGCAGTATTTTACTGAGAAGCAAATCGATATAGATTATTTTTATCAAGTGGAGCGCGATAAAGATTTCAATCAGCAATTGTTTTTCGAATTTAAAACGCCATTTACGCATTTTAGAGAAAATGTTTTGAAATGGGAAGATCGAAACTATTATCAAGATAAAATTTTTTTATTGAGTAATCGTTTGCATGTTTTATTATTAGGACAAGCTTTTGAATGCATACCTATGGCTCTCGAATTTTATCAATTAAAAACGCTTAAAATCAGAAATATATTTAATAGTATTGGGATGCAAGAGCAAATTTATGATGAAATTTCAAAAGAACATTTAGATATACTTTTTGACGATATTGATAAAAACCAATTTAAATTGCGGCAGGTAAATCATGACCAAAAAGTTATTTTTAATAGGCGGTTAGTAGGTGTTTTTGAAAAGTAA
- a CDS encoding glycosyltransferase — MSKKIIFITRRYPYYTTEAFIESEIDYIAQKFDEVIIFPTEISDYKRNVPSNVKVIDDFSYVFKNKIKRSVATVFSITLYKAIFSHLKLIKSVSDLKLIIKYVSSYLAYYDFFSNLEGLDSADIVYTYWFNEAPLAFSEIKKQREKSFKVISRAHRYDIYEGLESTLPFWVYRQKTIEQTDCIYSISLNGKEYLERKYSSQKSNIKVSKLGVYDRGLIAKNSIGNNHTIVSVSRVHPMKRIGFILDSVVAFAKTVPYRKIVWTHFGDGDELLTIKKKAQAITPENMVINFKGNVANSQIYEHYAMEPTDLFINLSSSEGIPVSIMEAQSFGIPVIATNVGGSCEIVVKQTGILLSDNPVIEDVVNALNSVLIEKSINNMKVKEYWKDNFDADRNYSEFSNAISKLI; from the coding sequence ATGTCTAAAAAAATCATTTTTATTACCAGACGATATCCTTATTATACGACAGAAGCTTTTATAGAATCAGAGATAGATTATATTGCACAGAAGTTTGATGAAGTAATTATTTTTCCAACCGAAATTTCAGATTACAAGCGTAACGTGCCTAGCAATGTAAAGGTTATTGATGATTTTTCGTATGTTTTTAAGAATAAAATAAAAAGATCTGTAGCTACTGTTTTTTCTATTACCTTGTATAAAGCAATATTCTCCCATTTAAAATTAATAAAAAGTGTTAGCGATTTAAAATTGATAATTAAGTACGTTTCATCCTATTTAGCATATTACGATTTTTTTTCAAATCTGGAAGGATTAGATAGTGCTGATATAGTTTATACATACTGGTTCAATGAGGCACCATTGGCATTTTCAGAAATTAAAAAACAAAGGGAAAAGAGCTTTAAAGTAATTTCCAGAGCACATCGTTATGATATATATGAAGGGTTAGAATCGACCCTACCATTTTGGGTATATCGTCAAAAAACTATAGAACAAACTGATTGTATTTATTCGATATCATTGAACGGAAAGGAGTATTTGGAAAGAAAGTATTCTTCACAAAAATCCAATATAAAGGTTTCCAAATTGGGTGTGTACGATAGGGGATTGATAGCTAAAAATTCGATTGGTAATAATCATACTATTGTTTCGGTCTCCCGTGTTCATCCAATGAAGCGAATTGGTTTTATTTTAGATTCGGTAGTTGCTTTTGCTAAGACTGTTCCTTATAGAAAAATCGTATGGACACACTTTGGTGATGGAGATGAACTTCTAACTATAAAGAAAAAAGCACAAGCGATAACGCCTGAAAACATGGTTATCAATTTTAAAGGGAATGTGGCAAATAGTCAGATTTATGAGCATTATGCGATGGAACCAACCGATTTATTCATAAACTTGAGCAGTTCCGAGGGAATTCCTGTTTCTATTATGGAGGCGCAGTCGTTCGGCATACCTGTAATTGCTACAAACGTGGGGGGAAGCTGTGAAATAGTTGTGAAGCAGACTGGCATCCTCTTATCGGATAACCCTGTTATTGAAGATGTGGTTAATGCTTTGAACAGTGTCTTGATAGAGAAATCAATAAATAATATGAAAGTAAAGGAATATTGGAAGGATAATTTCGATGCAGATAGGAATTATTCCGAATTTAGTAATGCTATATCTAAGTTAATATAG
- a CDS encoding glycosyltransferase, whose translation MKPKVSIITVYYNRSYCVDESIESLLNQTFKDFELLLVDDGSSDNTVEKFNSYTDPRVRVITHTNMGFTNTIRKAVDLAQGEYIAVHGSGDISSPERIQEQSKFLDENPDYVVVASRFERYDEETLAKIEESEFSGDLDIEDFLINCRIMHGASMFRKSTYEQVGGYEKIFTNTQDWDLFLRFLRIGKGKILHTLHYKQFKRGDGVAAKPENFEKNSRISVLRMLLSRKHDQREQILEKINREGIESVILNSNYDFQRTVVTNFIILVRSGYYKKFLHFVKDNYNPSELNLKLKLRFYSWLTLANILLFFKLSEKEAQSFIISIRSLKNKLNFYKLK comes from the coding sequence ATGAAGCCAAAAGTATCAATTATAACAGTTTACTACAATAGATCATATTGTGTGGATGAATCTATTGAAAGCCTTCTTAACCAGACTTTTAAGGACTTCGAGTTATTACTCGTTGATGATGGCTCTTCCGATAATACTGTTGAGAAATTTAATAGTTATACTGATCCAAGGGTACGTGTAATAACTCACACAAACATGGGTTTTACAAATACTATAAGAAAGGCAGTAGATTTAGCACAAGGTGAATATATTGCTGTTCACGGTTCAGGAGATATTTCTTCGCCTGAACGTATACAAGAGCAGAGCAAGTTTTTAGACGAAAATCCTGATTATGTTGTTGTTGCATCGAGATTTGAAAGGTATGATGAGGAAACATTAGCTAAAATTGAAGAAAGTGAATTTTCTGGAGATTTGGATATTGAGGATTTTTTAATAAACTGTAGGATAATGCATGGAGCCTCTATGTTCAGAAAATCCACCTATGAACAAGTTGGGGGATATGAAAAAATTTTCACAAATACACAGGACTGGGATTTGTTTCTTAGATTTTTGAGAATTGGTAAAGGCAAAATTTTACATACACTTCATTATAAACAGTTTAAACGTGGAGATGGTGTGGCTGCTAAACCGGAAAATTTTGAAAAAAATAGTAGAATTTCTGTACTACGGATGTTATTATCTAGGAAGCATGACCAAAGGGAACAAATTTTAGAAAAAATAAATAGAGAAGGTATTGAATCGGTTATATTAAATTCTAATTATGATTTTCAACGAACCGTGGTTACAAACTTTATCATTTTGGTGAGAAGTGGATATTATAAAAAGTTTTTACATTTTGTTAAAGATAATTATAATCCCAGCGAGTTAAATTTGAAGTTAAAGTTGAGGTTTTACTCTTGGCTAACATTAGCTAATATTTTACTTTTTTTTAAATTAAGTGAAAAGGAAGCACAATCTTTTATTATATCCATACGGTCATTAAAAAATAAACTTAATTTCTACAAACTCAAGTGA
- the murB gene encoding UDP-N-acetylmuramate dehydrogenase has protein sequence MKITKNLDLTSYNSYKIKASCKVAYFPESEEDIVSFFTLNKDFILLGSGHNIIFSKDYYEKPMLLFNGNFNQVEVEDDVLEIEAGAMMWDVAQLALEVGLSGVEIFYDIPSSLGGAIVMNAGASGEEIKDVLVKVRYLDLADLQIKEIFKEEMSFEYRNSFFQRNTDKIVLKAWLKLQKKGKTEIREKMELLKTQRWAKQPKDFPNAGSVFKRPSGYYVGALIDELHMKGFTIGGAKISEKHGGFIINFNNASGSDILEIIEEVKRRVYNLHQVKLEVEQRVI, from the coding sequence ATGAAAATAACAAAAAATTTAGATCTTACATCTTACAACTCATATAAGATAAAAGCGAGTTGTAAAGTTGCTTATTTCCCAGAAAGCGAGGAGGATATAGTTTCTTTTTTTACATTGAATAAAGATTTTATATTATTAGGGAGTGGGCACAATATTATTTTTTCAAAGGACTATTACGAGAAACCTATGTTGCTTTTTAATGGGAATTTTAATCAAGTGGAAGTTGAGGACGATGTTTTAGAAATTGAAGCAGGGGCTATGATGTGGGATGTGGCTCAATTGGCTCTTGAAGTTGGGTTGAGTGGAGTTGAAATATTTTATGATATCCCAAGTTCGCTTGGTGGCGCAATAGTGATGAATGCAGGTGCTTCTGGTGAAGAAATCAAAGATGTGTTGGTAAAGGTTCGTTATTTGGATTTGGCTGACCTACAAATAAAAGAAATATTTAAAGAAGAGATGTCTTTTGAATATCGTAATAGTTTTTTTCAACGTAATACTGATAAAATAGTACTAAAAGCATGGCTCAAATTGCAGAAAAAGGGAAAAACAGAGATTAGGGAAAAAATGGAACTACTAAAGACGCAACGCTGGGCAAAACAACCCAAGGATTTCCCAAATGCTGGAAGCGTTTTCAAACGACCATCGGGTTATTACGTAGGCGCATTGATAGATGAGTTACATATGAAAGGCTTTACCATAGGTGGAGCAAAAATATCAGAAAAACACGGTGGCTTTATCATTAACTTTAATAATGCATCAGGATCTGATATTCTTGAAATTATTGAGGAAGTAAAAAGGAGGGTTTACAATTTGCATCAGGTAAAATTAGAAGTAGAACAAAGAGTGATATAA
- a CDS encoding flippase: MSSFVKDLARVATSNVAIILFGVATSIVTARFIGPEGNGIIAGLIVYPSLFMSFGSLGIRQSTAYFLGKKIYSEDRIKTAITQIWSLTTIVSLIICFVLMSYFSKSGENFLWVVLALLPVPFSLFITYNSGIFLGRNDLKSFNKVNWLPPFIVLVVSLILVGLFKQGVQGALIAAVGGQVFMAILMLFKNEFLKAFSLKYDFKVIKSMLSLGIVYAIALLIINLNYKVDVILLDKLSTSYELGIYSKGAGIIQYLWQIPMVLSTIIFSRSASAKDGYAFSLKVAQLLRVSLVIVGGASLVLFFLSNFVIITMYGEAFRDSISVLKILLPGVLLLTVFKVMNMDLAGKGKPWVSMKAMVPALIINVVLNLLWIQDYGANGASFASSISYSVAAILFAYFYCKETKVPAKELFGIRKSDFNVIFSKLDKFIPKKK; this comes from the coding sequence ATGAGTTCTTTTGTAAAGGATTTGGCTCGGGTTGCCACCTCAAATGTAGCCATTATATTGTTTGGGGTTGCCACTTCTATTGTGACTGCGCGCTTTATTGGGCCAGAGGGGAACGGTATTATAGCAGGGCTTATTGTTTATCCCTCATTGTTTATGTCATTTGGTTCCTTAGGAATTCGGCAATCTACAGCGTATTTTTTAGGAAAAAAGATTTATTCCGAGGATAGAATAAAAACAGCTATTACTCAAATTTGGAGTTTAACGACAATTGTTTCGCTAATAATTTGTTTTGTTCTAATGTCCTATTTTAGTAAATCAGGAGAAAATTTCCTTTGGGTTGTTTTAGCACTTTTACCTGTACCGTTTAGTTTGTTTATTACTTATAATTCTGGGATTTTCTTGGGCAGAAATGACTTGAAATCCTTCAATAAAGTAAACTGGCTTCCACCATTTATAGTATTAGTTGTTTCTTTAATATTGGTCGGATTATTCAAGCAAGGGGTACAGGGAGCATTGATTGCTGCAGTAGGCGGACAGGTATTTATGGCAATATTAATGCTTTTTAAAAATGAATTTTTGAAAGCATTTAGTTTGAAATATGATTTCAAAGTCATAAAGTCAATGCTGTCTTTGGGTATTGTTTATGCTATAGCATTATTAATAATTAATCTAAACTATAAGGTTGATGTTATTCTGTTGGATAAGTTGAGTACTTCTTATGAGCTTGGTATTTATTCAAAAGGAGCAGGAATAATTCAATATCTTTGGCAAATCCCCATGGTATTAAGTACTATTATTTTCTCACGAAGTGCCTCGGCAAAAGATGGTTATGCATTTTCGCTTAAGGTGGCACAATTGTTACGGGTTTCTTTAGTTATAGTTGGAGGAGCATCTTTGGTTTTGTTTTTCCTGTCTAATTTTGTAATAATTACTATGTATGGAGAAGCGTTTCGTGATAGTATTTCGGTTTTAAAAATTTTATTACCTGGGGTTTTATTGTTGACTGTTTTTAAGGTAATGAATATGGATTTAGCAGGAAAGGGGAAACCTTGGGTTTCTATGAAAGCAATGGTGCCTGCATTAATTATAAATGTAGTACTGAATTTATTGTGGATCCAAGATTATGGGGCTAATGGTGCTTCATTTGCTTCCTCTATAAGCTACAGTGTGGCAGCCATTCTGTTTGCTTATTTTTATTGCAAAGAAACAAAAGTGCCTGCCAAGGAATTGTTCGGCATTCGAAAAAGTGATTTTAATGTTATTTTTTCGAAGTTAGATAAGTTTATTCCAAAAAAGAAATAA